The Coccidioides posadasii str. Silveira chromosome 2, complete sequence genomic interval CGTCCAAGGCGCTGGATTCGGCGAGCAGGAGCATCAATCTTGAGAGAACGCTGGCGATCGCTAACGCGTTCGTGTCGAGGTCGGAGGATTTTAAGCTGGCGGGCTCTGCGCTGGAGGGGGTGTCGAGGGACGTGCAGATGGCGGAGTACGGGGCGGAGGGCGCCGAAGATGAGGTTGATAAGTTGATGGAGAGGTTGGCGGATAATGCTGGAGTGGATTTGAGGCAGAATTTGGAGGAGAATGCCGCGCCGAGTGATGAGATTGGCGTCAAGGCGGGGAAGCAGAAGGAACCGGATTTCGAGGATGGGTTGGCGGGCAGGCTGAGAGCGCTGAGATCATAGATTGTGACTCCCTTTTtggtcttcttctttcttggaATTTCGCTGCATGCTCCTGCGCCCGCCCAGCTCCACTCCGCTGGGATAGATTGATGGGTGACGATGGATACGTCTTTCCCTTGTTTGTGATTTCTTCTTGTGTCTTCAGGTGTCCCGGGATGGCGTTTTGGGGGGAGGGTTCTGTGTAGATTGGGGCTTCGAACAATACACTATAATATCTCTACCTAGCCCTGATTAGTTTGCCCATCGGGTTCGCCGTTTATATCTCTCGTCAGCTCTAGGGCTGTGGACACAGCCAAATGAGCTCCAGATCCACCCGGCTCTTGCTGGTCTTGCCCCGCCACTTGCAGCTGACCCTGCATTGGCGGTCTGCTGCTCTGCTCTTTTGTGGCTTCTGGCCCCACACGGCTGTTGTCTTCAAGCACAGACCCCAGCATAGGTTCATCGTCATCCTGAATATTCTCCTGTACTTCCGGCTGATCGTCCCCCTTTACTGATGTTTGATTCTCTTTCTGCTCCTTATTATGTACTAGCGCGGCGTTATGGCAGTCTTTTATCGTGATACACTGTCCGCCAGCAGCGGTTAAAATTTCCCGATTCTTTAGCAGCACCCTTTTCACCTCGGTGGGTCTGTATCCTTTGCCGATTTCGTTGCCAATCGCAAGCCTAACGGCGGAGTTGCGTTTGATCTGATCCATCTCGTCCATTGAATGGCAGTGCTGATTGCATGTTCCGTGATTTGAGATCTCGACGGTGCCATCCCTCCAGAAGCGTTTCCGGAGCTTCATCTCGCATCCCACAGCGCTGCGAATGGAGCATTTTCGCTTTCGTAGTTCGGGGGGAACGGCGGATCTAGAAAATAGCGCGTAATCAGCATCGTTGTTCAGTAGCCGTTAAAAGCAATTAGCAGATAAACCAACTTTTGGTCCTGCTTCCTGAACAATCGGCACCAGTAATACTCTGTCCTACAATCTGCAGAGTCTTTGACTTTGTTCCGCACCCAGAAGTTGTCCATGAACGGCCAGTATATCTCATGTTCGTAATGGGATTGGATTATTGGTGTCCCTAGAAGGAAAAATCGCCGTCTCATCTCTCCGATATTGTCCGGCGCATTGAGAATGTTATTGAATAGCGGTCTCACGGGGAACGGAATGGGAAGCATAAGATATCCGGGTGGCGGGTTTGGAGGTGGTGTGGGGTGCACATTCGGAGGATGGGCTTGTACGTGCATTGCGGGAGTATGATTCAAATTGGTGGGATGGTGGTACACCGGAGAAGGCCCTTGGGGCGGAGGAATCGCGGAAGTAATCTTGGGTGGAGGATGATGTGGGTTAGAATGTGGGTGAGCAGGCGCGCGGTGCGGGTACGTCATGCTGCAGGAGCGTAGGTATGAATATAATCAGGAGATGAAAAGAGGAGTACCCGTGTCTGCGGGCTCCAATCGTGGATTCACCCAAAGCTATGAACCTCTTCTTCGGAGCTTTTGACGATGGAAAATCGTTTGGCTGAGTTTTAGAGCCCGCTCTGCGGAACTGACTAAACTGTAGATCACATGACGTCGGCAAGCATTCCAAAGGGTTTCCCGTCTCGTTCGGTCGGTCTGTATATTCTCATGACAGGTGGACATTCACCCGGTCCTTCTCTCGCTGCAGCGGCATAAATGTCCCTTCTACGGGAAGCGGAAAGATGTCTTGTTAACCGAAAGGCCTTTGCGAGCCTCAATGCCTTCGTAACGCCGCTCGATCGAGTCGGATCATGGATTGAACGTGTGAAAGACGCCGATGCTCGGCGGAAGCGAGGTGCGAAGCTATGGCAGATCAGGGCGGTGATAATGAGcttaatatttatttttgGAGGTTATAGGCGCGCCGAAGTCATCATTAGACGGAAAACTCATCGCCATTAAAGATAACATCTGCACTCGTGATGTTCGAACGACATGTGCCTCTGCGATCCTCGAAAACTTCACGAGCCCGTTCAATGCCACAGTGGTGGAGCTTCTAGAGGAATCTGGTGCTATTGTTGCCGGGAAAACTAATCTGGATGAGTTTGGAATGGGGTATGCCGCTACACCCTGCTTCGGCACGATGTGCAATGGTTGATGGAATTTCAGGTCACACTCTACATACTCTCATTTTGGGCCAGTGAAAGGGGTTCGTGCGGATGACTTGGGCCATGTATCCGCGGGTGGGAGCTCTGGAGGTAGTGCGATTGCTGTAGCTACCGAACAGTGTTACGCGTATGTCCGGCTCCTGCCTCTCTATGTTCCACCGTTGCTAAATCCTTGCTAGAGCACTAGGAACTGATACGGGGGGTTCTGTTCGCTTGCCAGCTGCTTATACGGGAACTGTTGGTTTCAAGCCCTCATATGGGTTATTATCGAGGTGGGGAGTGGTGGCGTATGCAAATTCCCTTGATACGGTTGGGATAATTGGAGCAAATACCTCCACGGTTAGTGAAGTTTTCGGTAAGGTTCAAATATACAACTATTTTCTACTATTCTCTCTAATGTATGCGATAGGAGTGTTAAATCGCTATGACCATCGAGATCCAACCAGCATCTCCAAGGCTACTCGTTCTCGTATCGACGAAATAACTGGGAGTACCTCGAAAACGCGGAGCGAAAGATTGCGCATTGGCGTTCCCATAGAGTATAATATTCTCGAACTAGACCCTTTTGTTCGCGAAACGTGGCGTAAATCGATCCAGCATCTGAAAAATCAAGGTCACACCGTTCATCCCGTTTCTCTTCCCGCAACAAAACAAGCATTGTCCGCATACTACGTGCTCGCGCCAGCTGAAGCATCTTCTAACCTTGCCAAATACGATGGTGTCCGCTATGGTACCCGTGACCTTGATTCCCCGGATAATACAGGAGGATATCTTTACGCAAGGAGCCGCGGTTCAGGTTTCGGACCCGAGGTTAAGCGACGCATCGTTCTAGGCGCGTTTTCTCTCAGCGCTGAAGCGATAGATAACTACTTTATCCAAGCCCAAAAGGTCCGGCGACTAGTCCAATCGGACTTCAATAAAGTGTTCCGTCTTCACAATCCATTGCTCCAGGCAACCCTTACGTCTCATCCTAAAGCCCTGGAATCCGACGGCGATACGGCTGAGAAGGTAGATGTTCTTGTCTGCCCGACTGCTCCGTCACCTCCTCCTCTCCTATGCTCCCTGGAGAATGCTGCGCCGACTGAAGCGTACACCAACGATGTCTTTACCGTCCCGGCTAGCTTGGCAGGTCTTCCTGCTTTGAGTGTCCCTGTTACTCCTGGAGATCGTGAGC includes:
- the HER2 gene encoding Trimeric GatFAB AmidoTransferase(AdT) complex subunit (BUSCO:364284at4751~EggNog:ENOG410PGBS~COG:J~BUSCO:5868at33183), which gives rise to MSLLREAERCLVNRKAFASLNAFVTPLDRVGSWIERVKDADARRKRGAPKSSLDGKLIAIKDNICTRDVRTTCASAILENFTSPFNATVVELLEESGAIVAGKTNLDEFGMGSHSTYSHFGPVKGVRADDLGHVSAGGSSGGSAIAVATEQCYAALGTDTGGSVRLPAAYTGTVGFKPSYGLLSRWGVVAYANSLDTVGIIGANTSTVSEVFGVLNRYDHRDPTSISKATRSRIDEITGSTSKTRSERLRIGVPIEYNILELDPFVRETWRKSIQHLKNQGHTVHPVSLPATKQALSAYYVLAPAEASSNLAKYDGVRYGTRDLDSPDNTGGYLYARSRGSGFGPEVKRRIVLGAFSLSAEAIDNYFIQAQKVRRLVQSDFNKVFRLHNPLLQATLTSHPKALESDGDTAEKVDVLVCPTAPSPPPLLCSLENAAPTEAYTNDVFTVPASLAGLPALSVPVTPGDREQESPLGIQVIGQFGDDQLVLDVGSRLEKMNIQ
- the DID2 gene encoding Vacuolar-sorting protein SNF7 (EggNog:ENOG410PH3M~COG:U~BUSCO:13973at33183), translated to MGPRDPLLEAMAEVKVNANQLRKQATKAESMSRAQEDKATKAMKKGQFQISRIHAGSAIREKRRSVTLLSKAAEADVIYSDLAAAKSTRDSTRSLMKASKALDSASRSINLERTLAIANAFVSRSEDFKLAGSALEGVSRDVQMAEYGAEGAEDEVDKLMERLADNAGVDLRQNLEENAAPSDEIGVKAGKQKEPDFEDGLAGRLRALRS
- a CDS encoding uncharacterized protein (EggNog:ENOG410PY8P) — translated: MTYPHRAPAHPHSNPHHPPPKITSAIPPPQGPSPVYHHPTNLNHTPAMHVQAHPPNVHPTPPPNPPPGYLMLPIPFPVRPLFNNILNAPDNIGEMRRRFFLLGTPIIQSHYEHEIYWPFMDNFWVRNKVKDSADCRTEYYWCRLFRKQDQKSAVPPELRKRKCSIRSAVGCEMKLRKRFWRDGTVEISNHGTCNQHCHSMDEMDQIKRNSAVRLAIGNEIGKGYRPTEVKRVLLKNREILTAAGGQCITIKDCHNAALVHNKEQKENQTSVKGDDQPEVQENIQDDDEPMLGSVLEDNSRVGPEATKEQSSRPPMQGQLQVAGQDQQEPGGSGAHLAVSTALELTRDINGEPDGQTNQG